The following proteins are co-located in the Trichormus variabilis 0441 genome:
- a CDS encoding glucosamine-6-phosphate deaminase has product MVAATNFFRVDHLSVQIYKSEADMAQDVAAIVRKYLQSLLEEKKTAAVLLATGNSQLKFLDALIALGGIDWSRITLFHLDEYLGITADHPASFRRYMQERVEKRVFPQQFHYIEGDTLEPLAECDRYTKLLQAQPIDLCCLGVGENGHLAFNDPSVANFQDPYSVKLVKLDPVNRQQQVNTGQFPHLDSVPQYAFTVTLPLICSAKKIFCLAPEQRKAQIVKQMLQGSISKTCPASVLRQQPQATLFLDINSANLLSS; this is encoded by the coding sequence ATGGTAGCCGCTACAAACTTTTTTCGTGTTGATCATCTGTCAGTCCAAATTTACAAATCTGAAGCCGACATGGCTCAGGATGTGGCAGCGATTGTACGCAAGTATCTACAATCTTTACTAGAAGAAAAAAAGACTGCTGCTGTGTTGCTAGCAACAGGAAATTCTCAACTAAAATTTTTGGATGCGTTGATAGCCTTGGGTGGTATAGATTGGTCAAGAATTACCTTATTTCATTTGGACGAATATTTAGGAATTACGGCTGATCATCCGGCAAGTTTTCGCCGCTATATGCAGGAACGCGTAGAAAAGCGAGTTTTTCCCCAACAATTTCACTATATTGAGGGTGATACATTAGAACCCTTGGCAGAATGCGATCGCTATACTAAATTACTACAAGCACAACCAATAGACCTGTGTTGTCTTGGCGTTGGTGAAAACGGACACTTAGCTTTTAATGATCCATCTGTAGCGAATTTCCAAGACCCTTACAGCGTCAAGCTGGTGAAACTAGATCCGGTAAACCGTCAACAGCAGGTTAATACAGGACAATTTCCTCATCTTGATAGTGTTCCTCAGTACGCTTTTACTGTCACCTTGCCATTAATCTGTTCAGCTAAAAAAATATTCTGTCTAGCACCAGAACAACGTAAAGCACAGATTGTCAAACAAATGCTACAAGGGTCAATTAGTAAAACTTGCCCAGCTTCTGTGTTACGCCAACAACCACAAGCAACTTTATTTTTGGATATTAATTCAGCTAACTTATTATCCTCTTAA
- the ureE gene encoding urease accessory protein UreE, translated as MLTLTQLVTPNPNLAVTLTLPLTAEERCRSRHRFEIEDGQVVFLRLPRGTVLQDGDILQDETNGNLIRIVAKPEPVLTAVAQTQLLLMRAAYHLGNRHVPVEITPTYLRLSPDTVLRTMLEHMGLEITAEILPFQPELGAYGHNHPH; from the coding sequence ATGTTGACCTTGACGCAACTTGTAACACCCAATCCTAATTTAGCAGTCACTCTAACCTTGCCTCTCACAGCAGAAGAACGCTGTCGCTCTCGTCATCGCTTTGAAATAGAAGATGGTCAGGTTGTGTTTTTGCGTTTACCTAGAGGTACAGTTTTGCAGGATGGGGATATTCTCCAAGATGAAACCAATGGCAATTTAATCAGAATTGTGGCTAAACCAGAACCAGTATTAACGGCGGTTGCTCAAACTCAACTTTTATTAATGCGAGCAGCGTATCATTTAGGTAATCGTCACGTACCTGTAGAAATTACCCCGACTTATCTACGCTTATCGCCTGATACCGTTTTGCGGACAATGTTGGAACACATGGGGTTAGAAATTACCGCAGAAATTCTCCCCTTTCAACCAGAATTGGGCGCTTATGGACACAATCACCCTCACTGA
- a CDS encoding 4Fe-4S single cluster domain-containing protein has product METQSTNPPITLPEIPPGYLNIMGYIDESEVNGPGCRAVVWVQGCPRECPGCFNPDSWTFEINQLVSVDSLVEQILSKPQNQGVTFSGGEPFYQATALAELARKLKAAGLSVMSFTGFTLKQLQSESAPPASQALLEQLDILIDGPFVESLAINSPDSPVSSKNQKVHVFNPAFVDKVTWASDQIEVHILKDGNRIVTGYQGWLELT; this is encoded by the coding sequence ATGGAAACCCAATCAACCAACCCACCAATTACACTTCCAGAAATTCCCCCTGGCTATCTCAACATTATGGGTTACATCGATGAGTCAGAGGTAAATGGCCCCGGCTGTCGTGCAGTAGTTTGGGTACAAGGTTGTCCCCGTGAATGTCCAGGATGTTTTAATCCTGATTCATGGACGTTTGAAATCAACCAACTAGTTTCTGTAGATTCTCTTGTTGAGCAAATTCTCAGCAAACCGCAAAATCAAGGTGTGACATTTTCCGGTGGAGAACCTTTTTATCAAGCAACAGCATTGGCGGAATTAGCTCGTAAGCTGAAAGCTGCTGGTTTAAGTGTCATGTCTTTTACAGGCTTCACCCTGAAACAACTACAATCTGAATCAGCACCCCCTGCTTCTCAAGCATTATTAGAACAACTTGATATTTTAATTGATGGGCCATTTGTGGAGTCTTTAGCAATTAATTCTCCAGATTCTCCAGTTTCCTCCAAAAATCAAAAAGTTCATGTTTTTAACCCCGCCTTTGTAGATAAAGTTACCTGGGCTAGTGATCAAATAGAAGTTCACATTCTCAAAGATGGAAACCGTATTGTTACTGGTTATCAAGGATGGTTGGAATTGACTTGA
- a CDS encoding radical SAM protein — protein MSAMQSPKNFSCSSVYGPVKSWRFGNSLGIDPIGVVSTCSFNCVYCQLGQIQAHTSQRQIFVPTSQLWEDLQALAPYDQVDVVTLSGSGEPTLALNLEEILAIAKQVTQRPTVVLTNSTLLSDTTVRHALQSADIVAVKLDAISSNQLQRINQPVATINLPHILAGIEQFREEYQGNLAIQTMVLSPWTTEMIEIYIQQIERLNPQEIQLNVPARPRVLVRQLDARGNDAIESVSDSIRQLKCLSANILKPLADTIHYATKIPVRCAPIN, from the coding sequence ATGAGTGCTATGCAATCCCCCAAAAATTTTAGTTGTTCCTCTGTGTATGGGCCTGTCAAATCTTGGCGATTTGGAAATTCTCTTGGTATCGATCCCATTGGGGTTGTATCTACCTGCTCGTTTAACTGCGTCTACTGTCAGTTAGGGCAAATTCAAGCACATACCAGTCAGCGTCAGATTTTCGTCCCTACAAGCCAATTATGGGAGGATTTGCAAGCACTTGCGCCTTACGACCAGGTAGATGTCGTTACCCTTAGTGGCAGTGGCGAACCTACTTTAGCACTAAACTTAGAGGAAATTTTGGCGATCGCAAAACAGGTAACACAAAGGCCAACAGTAGTCTTAACCAACAGTACCTTGCTGAGTGACACTACAGTCCGTCATGCTTTGCAATCAGCAGATATTGTGGCTGTTAAACTAGATGCGATTTCGTCAAATCAATTGCAGCGCATCAATCAACCTGTAGCGACAATTAATCTACCGCACATTCTTGCAGGTATTGAGCAATTTCGAGAAGAATATCAAGGGAATCTCGCTATTCAAACAATGGTGTTGTCTCCCTGGACAACGGAAATGATAGAGATTTACATCCAACAGATAGAACGTCTAAATCCTCAGGAAATTCAACTTAACGTTCCTGCTCGCCCCCGTGTTTTAGTTCGACAATTAGATGCTAGGGGAAATGATGCAATTGAATCCGTCTCAGATAGTATACGTCAACTTAAATGTCTCAGTGCGAATATCCTCAAGCCACTGGCTGACACAATCCACTATGCCACAAAAATTCCTGTACGTTGCGCCCCGATAAACTAG
- a CDS encoding urease accessory protein UreF: MDTITLTDHHFLHILQLASSALPVGAYSYSEGLETLVESGTITSQSTLQQWLEAELSYGAIRLEAAVMVRSYQATIMGEMETLRYWNLWLSAARETQELRNSSWQMGRSLMQLLGKIQPEILSLANSVGNPCNYAIAFAIASAHWQVNIQAALLAYLHSWATNLITAGVKLIPLGQTAGQELLLQLQPLISHATVEIMSLKDDELSCCSWGLSLASMQHETQYTRLFRS; this comes from the coding sequence ATGGACACAATCACCCTCACTGATCACCATTTTTTACATATCTTACAACTAGCTAGTTCTGCTTTACCTGTGGGAGCTTATAGCTACTCGGAAGGATTAGAAACACTGGTAGAAAGTGGGACAATTACTAGTCAATCAACTCTGCAACAATGGTTAGAGGCTGAACTAAGTTATGGGGCGATTCGTCTAGAAGCTGCGGTGATGGTGAGATCATATCAAGCTACCATAATGGGTGAGATGGAAACCTTACGCTATTGGAATCTGTGGTTATCTGCGGCGAGGGAAACCCAAGAATTACGCAATTCTAGCTGGCAAATGGGGCGATCGCTCATGCAGTTACTTGGTAAAATACAACCAGAAATTCTATCTTTAGCCAATAGTGTAGGTAATCCTTGTAATTATGCGATCGCTTTTGCAATTGCCTCTGCACATTGGCAAGTAAATATTCAAGCCGCCTTATTAGCATATCTGCATAGTTGGGCAACTAATTTAATTACGGCTGGTGTCAAACTCATCCCCCTTGGACAAACAGCAGGACAAGAATTACTACTTCAGTTGCAACCGTTAATTAGTCATGCAACAGTAGAAATTATGTCTTTAAAAGATGATGAACTCAGTTGTTGTAGTTGGGGTTTATCTTTAGCCAGTATGCAGCACGAAACGCAATATACAAGGTTGTTTAGGAGTTGA
- a CDS encoding HAD family hydrolase, translating to MVTAILFDLDGTIVNTDPIHYQAWQQMLWKYNIEIDEKFYKSRISGRLNPEIVKDILPELSSAAGREFADEKEALFRQLASHLQPLNGFAELIAWTELHQLKRALVTNAPRLNAEFMLEVLGITESFHQIVLADDCVAGKPDPAPYQVALGKLGISAEKAIALEDSPSGIRAAVGAGIRTIGIASTHDPDVLQEVGSFMAIHDFTDLHLWTLLNSLIEPDLIRST from the coding sequence ATGGTAACTGCGATTCTCTTTGATTTGGACGGTACTATTGTCAATACTGATCCTATACATTACCAAGCTTGGCAACAAATGTTGTGGAAATACAACATAGAAATTGATGAAAAATTTTATAAATCTCGAATTAGTGGTCGTTTAAACCCGGAAATTGTTAAGGACATTCTGCCAGAATTATCATCAGCCGCAGGTAGAGAATTTGCCGATGAAAAAGAAGCCTTGTTTCGGCAACTAGCCTCCCATCTTCAACCATTAAACGGATTTGCTGAACTCATAGCTTGGACAGAACTACATCAACTGAAACGTGCTTTAGTAACCAATGCTCCGAGATTAAATGCAGAGTTTATGTTGGAGGTGTTGGGGATAACAGAAAGTTTTCATCAAATTGTCTTGGCTGATGATTGCGTAGCAGGTAAACCAGATCCAGCACCTTATCAAGTTGCTTTGGGCAAATTGGGAATTTCAGCAGAAAAGGCGATCGCGTTGGAAGATTCCCCCTCTGGGATTCGCGCAGCAGTTGGTGCAGGTATTCGGACTATTGGCATTGCTTCTACTCACGACCCAGATGTTTTGCAGGAGGTTGGCTCATTTATGGCGATTCATGATTTTACAGATTTACATTTGTGGACATTACTCAATTCATTAATTGAGCCAGATTTAATTCGTAGTACGTGA
- a CDS encoding GAF domain-containing protein — protein sequence MLIDYQRTKILLIDNSLENWRCLSGFLAETKYSLQRVSTAKISISSVSELMPDLILIDSSIDKIDGLSFCQNLKAEKSLQDISILLLTYIEQLSEYSSYFQIGVSDFISKPLRQEEFLLRMRNQLKIQSKQKNQLEEPHQSFPVVDGLISLNNALNQNVISNKKECCWQLSELNNEESINQSLNSHSLVSSNSKITSSKNNTQEYQTNTVKLYKHNLVLTKLGKNPILYQGNLKTALAEITNVAAHNLGIERASIWLYDETLTKIQCADLFEYSRNQHSAGMSLSAKDYPTYFQALHQDEAIAADDAYTDPRTKEFAQSYLTPLNITAMLDTPIRLAGETVGVLCLEAVKSPHHWTPEDQNFARSLTNLVSLALEARERQRAEAAHRISEQKLASAFRASPDPITLCTYPETRYIEVNDSFCRLFGYSRSQVIGNTDKELNIWVNLEECNFLSRILEKAKAIRNHEVDFRTSSGEIKTTLFSAEMIEIDGQKYILGTAKDITERKQAEAESRLLLLTTQAIARAVDVKSALTLVLRVICQTIGWDFGEAWTPNRESHVLEHSLVCYCEEASLEEFCHQSQNLRIAPGDGLPGRVWQTKQSEWIEDVSQVKQGQFLRSPQAAKVGLKAGFGIPILAGKEVLAVLIFFKRSSISIDKRLLMLLGAVATQLGSLIERKLIESAHRKSEERLQLALEASDLGLWDWNIATGKIYRDWQWQKMLGYAQEDIEDDERVIQQLLHPEDLAGVTSAIADHLQGVTPVYEMEFRMRCAAGGWKWVQSRGQIVERDEQGQPLRMTGTTKDITERKILEKELELREARLNAFFSGAPVGMSIFDDQLRFVQINELIADIHGKSAQEHIGRTLEEIAPQIAPLVTPFCQQVLLTSQPILNVELSLPAVNQPDSLRHFLVSYFPIPGEGNQLSGVGKVIVEISDRQRAEEALKESVERERAIAQVIQRMRQTLDLDTIFTATTEELRQVLNCDRAVVYRFDSQGSGEFVAESWGKDWISLMETHKNAPHLTENTVQDQSCLAKLLEYTPQSTPDKNFLCVSDIYQAGFGSCYIEFLERLQAKAYIIVPILSGDQVWGLLATYQNSGPRQWKTGEINIVIQIGNQLEVALQQAQLLTQTQRQSQALEAAAIAADGANRAKSEFLANMSHELRTPLNAILGFTQIMSHDKTLSKDNQQNLTIINRAGEHLLDLINDVLEMSKIEAGRTTLNINNFDLIHLLDNLQEMMQGRAKAKGLHLQFEYAPNIAQHIQADESKLRQVLLNILGNAIKFTETGSIILRVKMGDGDWGLVSQRGLLYETLREGGFPHVGVSLPVKVQLTNSEGGTEDETKTHLSTPNTQFPITNPRFLIFEIQDTGIGICDDEVGVLFEAFGQTEAGRKSQQGTGLGLAISRKYVQLMGGDISISSTVGVGSTFSFRIQVGLVSAHEIPCQPTARSVIGLAPQQQECRILVVDDVADSRLLLVKLLSSVGFVVQEAANGQEALAIWQQWHPQLILMDMRMPIMDGYEATHFIRSAETENHTTIPNPHTIIIALTAHAFEEQRQAMLQVGCDDLINKPFSEKEILEKLNKYLGIKYLYQEDSSQTLKARTTIFAHDNLLPLLSTLPRDWVINLYNAAAQCSDDLILKLTEEISCENTALKEYFVDLAHNFQFEKIMQIVSTIKDVS from the coding sequence ATGCTCATAGATTATCAACGAACAAAAATTTTATTAATTGATAATTCTTTGGAAAATTGGCGCTGTTTGTCAGGTTTTTTAGCAGAAACAAAGTACTCATTACAAAGGGTTAGCACTGCTAAAATATCAATCAGCAGTGTCAGTGAATTAATGCCTGATCTAATTTTAATAGATAGTTCTATTGATAAAATAGACGGACTTTCTTTTTGCCAAAATTTAAAGGCGGAGAAGTCCCTCCAAGACATATCTATTCTCTTGCTCACTTATATTGAACAGCTTTCTGAATATAGCAGTTATTTTCAAATAGGTGTATCTGACTTTATTAGTAAGCCATTACGCCAAGAAGAATTTTTGTTACGGATGAGAAATCAATTAAAAATTCAAAGCAAACAGAAAAATCAATTAGAAGAACCTCATCAGTCGTTTCCAGTTGTGGATGGTTTAATATCGTTGAATAACGCACTGAATCAAAATGTCATAAGTAATAAAAAAGAATGTTGTTGGCAACTATCAGAGTTAAATAACGAAGAAAGTATTAATCAATCATTAAACTCCCATTCGTTAGTAAGTAGTAACAGCAAGATTACAAGCTCAAAAAACAATACGCAGGAATACCAGACTAATACTGTCAAGCTGTACAAACATAATTTAGTATTAACGAAACTGGGAAAAAATCCAATCCTATATCAAGGGAATTTAAAAACAGCCCTTGCAGAAATTACAAATGTTGCTGCTCATAATTTAGGTATAGAGCGAGCAAGTATTTGGTTATATGACGAAACACTTACTAAAATTCAATGTGCCGATCTATTTGAATATAGTCGCAATCAACACAGTGCAGGAATGTCTTTATCAGCAAAAGATTATCCCACTTATTTTCAAGCCTTGCATCAAGATGAAGCGATCGCCGCAGATGATGCTTATACAGATCCGAGAACAAAAGAATTTGCTCAATCTTACCTCACCCCTTTGAATATCACAGCCATGCTAGATACACCCATTCGTCTAGCAGGTGAAACCGTCGGGGTTTTATGTTTGGAAGCAGTAAAATCACCTCATCATTGGACACCCGAAGACCAAAATTTTGCTCGTTCTTTAACTAACTTAGTGTCCTTAGCCTTGGAAGCACGGGAACGCCAGCGTGCAGAAGCAGCACATCGGATTTCCGAACAAAAACTAGCATCAGCCTTTAGAGCATCTCCTGACCCCATTACTCTTTGTACTTATCCAGAAACACGTTATATCGAAGTTAACGACAGTTTTTGTCGCTTATTTGGTTATTCTCGTTCTCAAGTCATTGGTAACACCGATAAAGAATTAAATATTTGGGTAAATCTAGAAGAGTGCAATTTTCTGTCCCGAATTCTCGAAAAAGCCAAAGCCATTCGCAACCATGAAGTTGATTTTCGCACTAGCAGTGGAGAAATTAAAACGACGCTGTTTAGTGCGGAAATGATTGAAATTGATGGACAAAAGTACATCCTGGGTACAGCAAAAGATATTACAGAACGCAAGCAAGCCGAAGCGGAAAGCCGTTTATTACTATTAACAACCCAAGCGATCGCCCGTGCAGTTGATGTGAAAAGCGCCTTAACCTTAGTATTGCGGGTAATTTGCCAAACCATTGGCTGGGATTTTGGGGAAGCATGGACACCCAATCGTGAATCTCATGTTTTAGAACATAGTTTGGTTTGTTACTGCGAGGAAGCAAGTTTAGAGGAATTTTGTCACCAAAGTCAAAATCTAAGAATTGCACCGGGTGACGGACTACCAGGACGAGTTTGGCAAACCAAACAATCTGAATGGATTGAAGATGTTTCTCAAGTCAAGCAAGGACAATTTTTGCGATCGCCACAAGCAGCCAAAGTAGGTTTAAAAGCAGGGTTTGGTATTCCGATTCTTGCGGGAAAGGAAGTATTGGCAGTTTTGATATTTTTCAAGCGCAGTTCTATCTCCATAGATAAGCGTTTACTCATGCTGCTAGGTGCTGTTGCTACCCAATTAGGTAGCTTGATTGAACGCAAGTTAATAGAATCTGCTCACAGAAAGAGCGAAGAACGTTTACAACTAGCCTTAGAAGCCAGCGATTTAGGGTTATGGGATTGGAATATTGCCACAGGTAAAATTTATCGGGACTGGCAATGGCAAAAGATGTTAGGTTACGCACAAGAGGATATAGAAGATGACGAACGAGTCATTCAGCAATTGTTACATCCTGAAGATTTAGCCGGAGTCACATCAGCCATCGCTGATCATTTGCAAGGTGTTACTCCCGTTTATGAAATGGAATTTCGGATGCGTTGCGCCGCCGGGGGTTGGAAATGGGTACAGTCTCGTGGCCAAATTGTGGAACGCGACGAACAAGGTCAGCCTTTACGGATGACAGGTACGACCAAAGACATTACAGAGCGAAAAATTTTAGAAAAAGAACTAGAATTGCGAGAAGCTCGTCTCAATGCCTTTTTCAGTGGCGCTCCTGTGGGTATGAGCATTTTCGATGATCAACTACGGTTTGTGCAAATTAATGAGTTGATAGCAGATATTCACGGTAAATCTGCTCAAGAACATATTGGCAGGACTCTGGAAGAGATAGCACCCCAAATCGCCCCTCTAGTCACACCATTCTGCCAACAAGTACTCTTAACCAGTCAACCAATTCTGAATGTAGAATTGAGTCTGCCCGCAGTCAACCAACCAGATAGCCTACGTCACTTTTTAGTTTCTTATTTTCCCATTCCTGGGGAGGGTAATCAGCTTTCTGGTGTGGGTAAAGTGATAGTAGAAATTAGCGATCGCCAACGAGCAGAAGAAGCTCTCAAAGAAAGCGTCGAGAGGGAAAGAGCGATCGCCCAAGTCATTCAACGAATGCGCCAAACCCTAGATTTAGATACCATATTTACTGCTACCACCGAAGAACTCAGACAGGTCCTCAACTGCGATCGCGCCGTAGTTTATCGTTTCGATTCCCAGGGGAGTGGTGAATTTGTCGCTGAATCTTGGGGAAAAGATTGGATTTCCCTCATGGAAACACATAAAAATGCACCCCATCTGACAGAAAATACAGTGCAAGACCAAAGTTGTCTGGCCAAGTTGTTAGAATACACTCCACAATCTACCCCAGACAAAAATTTTCTCTGCGTTTCCGACATTTATCAAGCTGGATTTGGTTCTTGCTACATTGAATTTTTAGAGCGCTTGCAAGCAAAAGCGTATATTATTGTCCCCATTTTATCTGGTGATCAAGTTTGGGGATTATTAGCAACTTACCAAAACTCTGGCCCTCGTCAATGGAAAACTGGCGAAATTAACATTGTCATTCAAATCGGTAATCAGTTAGAAGTTGCTTTGCAGCAAGCACAACTGCTGACACAAACCCAAAGACAATCACAAGCCCTAGAAGCAGCTGCGATCGCCGCAGATGGAGCAAACCGAGCCAAAAGCGAATTCCTCGCCAATATGAGCCACGAATTGCGGACACCACTCAACGCAATTTTAGGCTTCACACAAATTATGAGCCATGACAAAACACTGTCAAAAGACAACCAACAGAACCTAACGATTATTAACCGCGCAGGAGAACATTTACTAGACTTGATCAACGACGTTCTAGAAATGTCAAAAATAGAAGCGGGTAGAACCACCTTAAACATTAATAACTTTGATTTAATTCACCTCTTGGATAACTTGCAAGAAATGATGCAAGGCCGAGCCAAGGCAAAGGGTTTACACCTCCAATTTGAATACGCCCCTAACATAGCCCAACATATCCAAGCTGACGAAAGTAAACTACGTCAAGTCTTACTCAACATCTTAGGTAATGCCATCAAGTTTACCGAAACGGGCAGTATCATCTTACGGGTGAAGATGGGGGATGGGGACTGGGGACTGGTGAGTCAGCGCGGTCTTCTCTACGAGACACTGCGCGAAGGGGGTTTCCCCCATGTTGGCGTTAGCCTTCCCGTAAAGGTGCAACTGACGAACTCCGAAGGAGGGACTGAGGATGAGACAAAAACTCATCTCTCAACACCTAACACCCAATTCCCCATCACTAATCCCCGGTTCCTGATATTTGAAATACAAGATACTGGCATCGGCATCTGTGATGATGAAGTGGGTGTATTGTTTGAAGCATTTGGACAAACAGAAGCCGGTAGAAAATCTCAACAAGGTACAGGATTAGGTTTAGCTATTAGCCGTAAATACGTACAACTGATGGGGGGTGATATTAGCATTAGTAGTACTGTGGGGGTGGGGAGTACATTTAGTTTTCGGATACAAGTGGGTTTAGTTTCTGCCCATGAAATTCCCTGTCAGCCTACTGCACGCTCAGTCATCGGTTTAGCACCACAACAACAAGAATGTCGCATCTTGGTAGTGGATGATGTAGCAGACAGTCGATTATTGTTGGTGAAACTCCTGTCATCTGTTGGTTTTGTGGTGCAAGAAGCTGCCAACGGTCAAGAAGCTCTGGCTATATGGCAACAGTGGCATCCACAGTTAATCTTGATGGATATGCGGATGCCAATAATGGATGGTTATGAAGCCACCCACTTCATTCGTTCTGCTGAAACAGAGAATCACACCACCATACCCAACCCCCACACGATTATCATTGCTTTGACTGCTCACGCTTTTGAAGAACAACGCCAGGCAATGCTGCAAGTGGGCTGTGATGATTTAATTAACAAGCCGTTCTCCGAAAAAGAAATTCTAGAAAAGCTCAATAAATACTTAGGAATAAAATACCTTTATCAAGAAGACAGTTCTCAAACACTAAAAGCTAGGACAACAATATTTGCACATGATAATTTGTTGCCTTTGTTATCTACATTACCAAGAGATTGGGTAATAAATTTATATAATGCTGCCGCCCAATGTAGCGATGATCTCATTTTAAAGTTAACCGAAGAAATATCTTGCGAAAATACTGCTTTGAAAGAGTATTTCGTAGATTTAGCCCATAATTTCCAGTTTGAAAAAATTATGCAGATAGTTAGTACTATCAAAGATGTTTCGTAA
- the ureG gene encoding urease accessory protein UreG — translation MNAFRVGVAGPVGSGKTALVDALCKALRDRYKLAVVTNDIYTQEDAQFLVRSQALTSDRILGVETGGCPHTAIREDASMNLAAIEQLEQRFTDLDLVFLESGGDNLAATFSPELVDLTIYVIDVAAGDKIPRKGGPGITKSDLLVINKTDLAPYVGADLSVMERDAKKMRGDKPFIFTNLKTQQGLNDVIEFVCHHICPV, via the coding sequence ATGAATGCTTTTCGTGTTGGGGTAGCAGGCCCGGTGGGTTCGGGGAAGACGGCTTTAGTTGATGCTTTGTGTAAAGCATTGCGCGATCGCTATAAGCTGGCAGTGGTAACAAATGATATATATACTCAAGAAGATGCCCAATTTTTAGTCCGTTCGCAAGCCTTGACAAGCGATCGCATTTTAGGCGTAGAGACAGGCGGTTGTCCACACACAGCAATTCGAGAAGATGCTTCCATGAATTTGGCAGCAATTGAACAGCTAGAACAGCGTTTCACCGATTTAGATTTAGTCTTTTTAGAAAGCGGTGGAGATAATTTAGCTGCTACCTTTAGTCCTGAGTTAGTAGATTTAACAATTTACGTCATCGATGTAGCCGCCGGTGATAAAATCCCCCGCAAAGGCGGGCCGGGAATTACCAAATCTGACTTATTAGTAATTAATAAAACTGACCTAGCCCCCTACGTCGGCGCAGATTTAAGTGTTATGGAAAGAGACGCAAAAAAAATGCGTGGCGATAAACCCTTTATTTTTACTAATTTAAAAACTCAACAAGGACTCAACGATGTAATTGAATTTGTTTGTCATCATATCTGTCCTGTGTAG